A single window of Treponema denticola ATCC 35405 DNA harbors:
- a CDS encoding HD domain-containing phosphohydrolase → MTEKNKYKELSKEQILIKILETESLIHSVQDVDVLLEQILTEARSVVNADAGSIYIAEGDRLAIRYAQNDTLQKKRPAGTKLPYIFFDFPIDNYTIAGYAANTKKLINIPDVYNIDADKPFKFGKATDEKTGYKTVSNLTIPILSMSGMLLGVLQVLNALDKYGKPKTFSHDDEIYLSHFASNAGIALEHAFVTRAMVMRMIKTAELRDPRETGMHVNRVANYSVEIYDRWAFNNGIPMAEQTKYRDSLKIASMLHDIGKVAISDLILKKAGKLTDEEFSVMKTHTWLGARLFSGNDSPLDKLSMEIALRHHENWDGTGYPGHIDIETGEALKTDKKTGCPQGLKGEEIPLGARIVAIADVYDALSSKRSYKDSWTEEDILKELKKMSGKKFDPEIAKAFFEVLDRIQAIKAHLADE, encoded by the coding sequence ATGACAGAAAAAAATAAATATAAAGAACTGTCAAAGGAACAGATTCTAATCAAAATACTTGAAACGGAATCTTTGATACACAGTGTTCAAGACGTTGATGTTCTTTTAGAGCAAATACTTACCGAAGCCCGGAGTGTTGTAAATGCCGACGCCGGTTCAATATATATAGCTGAAGGGGACAGGCTTGCCATAAGGTACGCCCAGAACGACACCCTTCAAAAAAAACGTCCGGCAGGAACAAAACTTCCTTATATCTTTTTTGATTTTCCTATAGATAATTATACAATAGCCGGATATGCCGCAAATACAAAAAAACTTATAAATATTCCGGATGTTTACAATATCGATGCCGATAAGCCTTTTAAGTTCGGTAAAGCTACGGATGAAAAAACAGGCTATAAGACCGTTTCCAATTTAACCATTCCCATTCTTTCTATGTCGGGAATGCTCTTGGGAGTCCTTCAAGTCTTAAATGCTCTTGATAAATACGGCAAACCGAAAACCTTTTCCCATGATGATGAAATTTATCTAAGTCATTTTGCTTCAAATGCGGGAATTGCTCTTGAACATGCTTTTGTAACAAGGGCGATGGTTATGCGTATGATCAAAACGGCTGAACTACGCGATCCGAGAGAAACAGGAATGCATGTAAACAGGGTTGCAAATTATTCCGTTGAAATTTATGATAGGTGGGCATTTAATAACGGCATTCCTATGGCCGAACAAACAAAATACCGTGACTCTCTAAAAATTGCATCGATGCTTCATGATATTGGAAAAGTTGCAATTTCGGATCTGATTTTAAAAAAGGCCGGAAAATTAACCGACGAAGAATTCTCGGTTATGAAAACCCATACATGGCTGGGAGCCCGTTTGTTTAGTGGAAATGATTCCCCTCTTGATAAACTCTCAATGGAAATAGCTTTGCGGCATCACGAAAACTGGGACGGGACAGGCTACCCGGGACATATTGATATAGAAACGGGAGAAGCCCTAAAAACGGATAAAAAAACAGGATGTCCGCAAGGACTTAAAGGAGAAGAAATTCCTCTCGGCGCAAGAATTGTTGCAATAGCCGACGTCTACGACGCCCTTTCTTCAAAGCGTTCCTATAAAGACTCATGGACCGAAGAAGACATACTTAAAGAATTAAAAAAAATGAGCGGAAAGAAATTTGATCCGGAAATAGCAAAAGCCTTTTTTGAAGTGCTTGACAGAATCCAAGCAATTAAGGCCCATCTTGCAGATGAGTAG
- a CDS encoding cobyrinate a,c-diamide synthase, whose protein sequence is MKGIMISAPNSNSGKTVITAALLYSLKKEGFDISAFKTGPDQVDRKILEIISGKRAGNLDPFMMGQKGIEFSLNISNSEYALIEGVMGCFDGMGTTSENSSFDTAEKIGSDIVLVYAPQGEMFTLIPKLKGMIEFSKNRIRGIILNKLNPKLFPLYKKMIEDNLKLQVLGFFPKVSEFEIEESGLGLDIDERLKEKKFLDVLYKIVKENIDIQKLLNLFQPLKTDTKIEIKKTNTRTAIAMDEAFNLYYSENIFLLENSTEVNYFSPFKDTELPDCNFLYLGSGQINKYKDALSQNIKIKTAIKKFAEAGGKILAEGEGLSYLFEDLDGFKMCGIFQGSVESTSTLQNFGYKQLEFMQDCILGKKGTLLNAAEYHKSKATTKLSPIFTVKKPYANISFKDAYVYKNCLGLFQNIHFIYNIENLYNLIQS, encoded by the coding sequence ATGAAAGGCATAATGATTTCTGCACCGAACAGCAATTCGGGGAAAACGGTAATTACAGCAGCTCTCCTTTATTCTTTAAAAAAAGAAGGCTTTGATATTTCCGCTTTTAAAACAGGCCCCGATCAGGTTGACCGAAAAATACTGGAAATCATTTCAGGCAAAAGAGCCGGAAACCTCGACCCTTTTATGATGGGGCAAAAGGGAATAGAGTTTTCTCTCAATATTTCAAACTCGGAATACGCCCTTATTGAGGGAGTGATGGGCTGCTTCGACGGAATGGGAACTACCTCGGAAAATTCTTCCTTTGATACGGCAGAAAAAATCGGAAGCGATATTGTTTTGGTTTACGCACCTCAGGGTGAAATGTTTACGCTTATTCCAAAACTTAAAGGAATGATCGAATTTTCAAAAAACAGAATAAGGGGAATTATACTTAATAAACTCAACCCCAAACTTTTTCCTCTTTATAAAAAGATGATTGAGGATAATCTTAAACTGCAAGTCTTAGGCTTTTTTCCTAAAGTTTCCGAATTCGAAATTGAAGAATCAGGCCTCGGCCTCGACATAGATGAACGGTTAAAGGAAAAAAAATTTTTAGATGTTCTATATAAAATCGTAAAAGAAAATATAGACATTCAAAAACTTTTAAATTTATTTCAGCCTCTTAAAACAGACACCAAGATCGAAATAAAAAAAACGAATACACGCACTGCAATCGCAATGGATGAGGCCTTTAATTTATATTATTCCGAAAATATCTTTTTACTTGAAAACAGCACTGAGGTAAATTATTTTTCTCCCTTTAAAGATACGGAGCTGCCTGACTGTAACTTTCTATATCTCGGAAGCGGCCAAATAAATAAATACAAGGATGCTCTTTCTCAAAATATTAAAATAAAAACGGCAATCAAAAAATTTGCTGAAGCCGGTGGAAAAATCCTAGCTGAAGGGGAAGGTCTATCCTATCTTTTTGAAGATCTTGACGGTTTTAAAATGTGCGGAATTTTTCAGGGTTCCGTTGAGAGCACAAGCACCCTGCAAAATTTCGGATATAAACAGCTTGAATTTATGCAGGACTGTATTTTAGGAAAAAAAGGGACACTCTTAAATGCAGCCGAATACCATAAATCAAAAGCAACAACTAAGCTTTCGCCCATTTTCACAGTTAAAAAACCCTACGCAAACATAAGTTTTAAAGATGCTTATGTATATAAAAACTGTTTAGGCCTTTTTCAAAATATCCATTTTATATATAATATTGAAAATCTTTATAACTTGATACAAAGTTAG
- a CDS encoding zinc ribbon domain-containing protein: MDKVQKGHSPKFFCENCGQEVKRNTKVCPHCGRFFASVRCPSCNYMGHTDEFINGCPSCGFAVSSDSNKNTKKYHRNKLKEYRAKYKSNRYDDPLPWWIYSLVIGSLALLIIYIFYFKT; the protein is encoded by the coding sequence ATGGACAAGGTACAAAAAGGGCATTCGCCTAAGTTTTTTTGTGAAAACTGCGGGCAAGAGGTAAAGCGGAACACAAAGGTATGTCCACACTGCGGACGTTTTTTTGCCTCGGTAAGATGCCCTTCTTGTAATTATATGGGGCATACGGATGAATTTATAAACGGATGTCCCTCTTGCGGTTTTGCCGTAAGCTCCGACTCTAACAAGAACACAAAAAAATATCATAGGAATAAACTAAAAGAATACCGCGCAAAATATAAATCCAATAGATATGATGATCCGCTTCCTTGGTGGATTTACAGTCTTGTTATAGGTTCTTTGGCTCTATTGATTATCTATATATTTTATTTTAAGACTTAA
- a CDS encoding FmdB family zinc ribbon protein, protein MPTYEYVCDSCGHDFEVFQRMSDEPVSVCPECGKPVRRVISGGLGINFRGSGFYVNDSSSAPKAASGGCSGCSSSSCSTCKH, encoded by the coding sequence ATGCCAACGTATGAGTATGTCTGCGATTCTTGCGGTCATGATTTTGAGGTTTTTCAGAGAATGAGCGATGAACCCGTATCCGTTTGCCCTGAGTGCGGTAAGCCTGTAAGAAGAGTTATTTCCGGCGGCTTGGGAATTAATTTTAGAGGATCGGGTTTTTATGTAAACGATTCTTCTTCCGCTCCAAAAGCTGCATCAGGCGGCTGTTCAGGTTGTTCTTCATCTTCATGCTCAACATGTAAGCACTAG
- a CDS encoding precorrin-2 C(20)-methyltransferase produces MKNIFAVGTGPGSPEYLTLQAVKTLENADLIFAPNNKGKNMALDTVKDFIKNKEVLFLDFPMGFVSEEDYKIQAEKILKKTKENSNTVILTIGDPMIYSTFIYMMPYFKIPEINLQIISGIPSAVAAAGRAQIPLAEKAEVLTITDHLNEEILNSSSSIALLKTSKQKKFILKEFEKNGFDYVYIKRATMEHESILSKDKKEKILEDEDYISLIIARKQKGN; encoded by the coding sequence ATGAAAAATATTTTCGCAGTAGGAACAGGTCCGGGCTCTCCGGAGTATCTTACACTACAGGCAGTAAAAACTCTTGAAAATGCAGACCTTATTTTTGCTCCCAACAATAAGGGAAAAAATATGGCCCTAGATACGGTAAAAGATTTTATAAAGAACAAAGAAGTTTTGTTTCTTGATTTTCCTATGGGCTTTGTATCTGAAGAAGACTATAAAATTCAAGCCGAAAAAATACTTAAAAAAACAAAAGAAAATTCGAATACCGTTATTTTAACTATAGGCGATCCTATGATATACAGCACATTTATTTACATGATGCCCTATTTTAAAATACCCGAAATCAATTTGCAAATTATTTCAGGAATTCCTTCTGCAGTGGCTGCTGCAGGAAGAGCACAAATTCCTCTTGCCGAAAAAGCTGAGGTGCTTACAATCACAGATCATTTAAATGAAGAAATTTTAAATTCATCTTCATCTATAGCTCTTTTAAAAACATCTAAACAAAAAAAATTTATACTAAAAGAATTTGAAAAAAACGGGTTTGACTATGTTTATATAAAAAGAGCAACAATGGAACATGAATCAATCCTCTCCAAAGATAAAAAAGAAAAAATTTTAGAAGACGAAGATTATATATCCTTAATCATCGCCCGAAAACAAAAAGGAAATTAG